The Streptomyces sp. NBC_00440 genome contains a region encoding:
- a CDS encoding HAD family hydrolase, translating into MIRAVVFDVGECLVDETREYGTWADWLGVPRHTFAAMFGAVVAQGRDYRETFQEFRPGFDLAEERDRRAEAGKPEWFGEDDLYPDVRPTLAGLREAGLWVGIAGNQTVRAGGLLRGLDLPSDLIATSDDWGASKPDVKFFEHVIEATPAEPGEILYVGDRLDNDIRPAVQAGLLTALIRRGPWGTIQQRDPEADAITTMRIDSLAELPGRIARFNAGER; encoded by the coding sequence ATGATTCGCGCTGTGGTGTTCGATGTCGGTGAGTGCCTTGTGGACGAGACCCGTGAGTATGGGACCTGGGCGGACTGGCTGGGAGTGCCGCGGCATACTTTCGCGGCGATGTTCGGGGCGGTCGTCGCGCAGGGGCGGGATTACCGTGAGACGTTCCAGGAGTTCCGGCCGGGGTTCGACCTGGCCGAGGAGCGGGACAGGCGAGCCGAGGCCGGCAAGCCGGAGTGGTTCGGCGAGGACGACCTCTATCCCGATGTGCGGCCGACCCTGGCTGGGCTGCGCGAGGCCGGTCTCTGGGTCGGCATCGCCGGCAATCAGACCGTGCGGGCCGGCGGTCTGTTGCGTGGGCTGGATCTGCCGTCCGATCTCATCGCTACCAGCGACGACTGGGGTGCGTCGAAGCCTGATGTGAAGTTCTTCGAGCATGTCATCGAGGCGACGCCTGCCGAGCCGGGCGAGATTCTGTACGTCGGCGACCGGCTCGACAACGACATTCGCCCGGCCGTGCAGGCCGGGCTGCTGACAGCGCTGATCCGTCGGGGCCCCTGGGGCACGATCCAGCAGCGTGATCCGGAGGCCGACGCGATCACCACGATGCGGATCGACTCGCTGGCGGAGCTGCCGGGGAGGATCGCCAGGTTCAACGCTGGAGAGCGCTGA
- a CDS encoding helix-turn-helix transcriptional regulator, translating to MRTSLDSTGPEARIPVAIHASDPLSLAGATTQLRQQPAIELVDEASGRPGTVAVLLADALDEPTLSQLRRLVRIDGTRAVLVAGLIREAELLQVIESGVAAIVWRHEATGHRLLQAVIAASRGEGDLPSDLLGRLISQVGALQRKATSSPGAPASGLSSRELEVLQLVAEGMDTAEVARKLSYSERTVKNVMHGLTTRLHLRNRAHAVAYAFREGYI from the coding sequence ATGCGGACGTCATTAGATTCGACGGGACCTGAAGCCAGGATCCCGGTCGCCATTCACGCGTCCGACCCGCTCTCGCTGGCAGGAGCTACCACTCAGCTACGCCAGCAGCCGGCCATCGAGCTGGTCGACGAGGCGAGCGGACGGCCGGGAACGGTGGCGGTCCTGCTGGCGGACGCGCTGGACGAGCCGACCCTGTCGCAGTTGCGGCGGCTGGTACGGATCGACGGCACCCGGGCGGTCCTCGTGGCCGGTCTGATCCGCGAGGCTGAACTGCTTCAGGTCATTGAGAGCGGCGTCGCGGCCATAGTCTGGCGGCACGAGGCCACCGGGCACCGGCTCCTGCAGGCAGTCATCGCTGCCTCAAGGGGCGAGGGAGACCTCCCGTCCGATCTGCTCGGGCGGTTGATATCCCAGGTCGGTGCCCTTCAGCGCAAAGCCACCAGCTCACCGGGGGCCCCCGCTTCGGGGCTCTCCTCGCGTGAGCTGGAGGTGCTGCAACTGGTGGCCGAAGGCATGGACACGGCTGAGGTCGCGCGCAAGCTCTCGTACTCGGAACGCACTGTCAAGAACGTGATGCACGGCCTCACGACCCGGCTGCACCTTCGCAATCGGGCCCATGCCGTCGCTTATGCCTTCAGGGAGGGCTATATCTGA
- a CDS encoding SigE family RNA polymerase sigma factor — protein MATEHDVRIGISKSGPAESQYDFHGFVVARSAVLFRGALVLTGNHEAAEDLVQETLERACRKWRTIAAKDSPEAYVRRIMVNLANDRWRRFRRMVPHQDGDRAAPGDQYGRVDTRDQLVRALQGLPMRMRTVVVLRYFHELSDDEIAADLKISPGTVRSQLARGMDKLRGQFPALSSPSTPQPTEGVQ, from the coding sequence CTGGCAACCGAGCACGATGTCCGTATCGGAATCAGCAAGTCCGGACCGGCGGAGTCGCAGTACGACTTCCACGGCTTTGTCGTCGCCCGGTCGGCCGTACTGTTCCGAGGTGCCCTCGTCCTGACGGGGAATCACGAGGCCGCGGAGGACCTGGTCCAGGAGACCCTGGAGCGGGCCTGCCGCAAGTGGCGCACCATCGCCGCCAAGGACTCTCCGGAGGCGTACGTGCGGCGGATCATGGTGAACCTGGCCAACGACCGGTGGCGGAGGTTCCGCCGCATGGTCCCGCATCAGGACGGCGACCGTGCCGCCCCCGGGGACCAGTACGGGCGAGTGGACACGAGGGACCAGTTGGTCCGGGCGCTCCAGGGTCTGCCGATGCGCATGCGGACGGTCGTGGTGCTGCGGTATTTCCATGAGTTGTCGGATGACGAGATAGCGGCTGACCTGAAGATCTCGCCAGGCACCGTGCGGTCCCAGCTCGCTCGCGGTATGGACAAGCTCAGAGGCCAGTTCCCCGCACTCTCCAGCCCTTCAACACCGCAGCCGACGGAGGGAGTCCAATGA
- a CDS encoding DUF4255 domain-containing protein, which translates to MIHEVDEVLKGLLSGGALAGTGVDIAFEAPTRDWAARRNSPTIDAYLYDIREDVKRRERGAIAIKDERGVVLKRRQPPRWFRLSYLVTAWTKQPQDEHRMLSAVLATLLPREVLPPEELTGALAELGLTVPMTIAGLQTDARSFAEIWSALGGELKPSLDLVVTAPFPAFPEYEVGPPVTEGAGVRVRGTDGTLDDSQQRDHQPRHFARTSARRRPGVAGGAGAAGGATGTATDTSTGTGAQAE; encoded by the coding sequence GTGATCCACGAGGTGGACGAGGTCCTGAAGGGGCTGCTGTCCGGCGGCGCCCTGGCGGGGACCGGAGTCGACATCGCCTTCGAGGCGCCGACCCGCGACTGGGCGGCCCGGCGCAACTCACCGACGATCGACGCCTATCTGTACGACATCCGCGAGGACGTCAAGCGGCGTGAACGCGGCGCCATCGCGATCAAGGACGAGCGTGGCGTGGTGCTGAAGCGGCGCCAGCCGCCGCGTTGGTTCCGGCTCTCGTATCTCGTCACGGCCTGGACCAAGCAGCCCCAGGACGAGCACCGGATGCTCTCCGCCGTACTGGCCACGCTGCTGCCCCGCGAGGTGCTGCCGCCGGAGGAGCTGACCGGGGCGCTGGCCGAGCTCGGGCTCACCGTGCCCATGACGATCGCCGGGCTGCAGACCGACGCGCGGTCGTTCGCCGAGATCTGGTCCGCGCTGGGCGGCGAGCTCAAGCCGTCACTGGACCTGGTCGTGACCGCGCCCTTCCCGGCGTTCCCCGAGTACGAGGTCGGGCCGCCGGTCACCGAGGGCGCCGGGGTACGGGTCCGCGGTACGGACGGCACCCTCGACGACTCGCAGCAACGGGATCACCAGCCGCGCCACTTCGCCCGGACCAGCGCACGCCGCCGACCGGGCGTCGCAGGCGGGGCAGGCGCCGCAGGCGGGGCCACGGGTACGGCCACCGATACGAGTACGGGCACGGGAGCGCAGGCGGAGTGA
- a CDS encoding radical SAM protein: MFQHRALQNVSDDVPIHVSMDRTLRVKVIDACGMTCTFCHNEGTPVSADNHPRWPERFTPTGPSGRTSLYVATNGARFTSAPVIPDEAFRAALTQLRDALDFDEVHLTGGEPTLHPKLPQIVALARQAGYSASVTSNGENGVRSLPGCADAGLRHVNFSIFGTTPDELTQVQNTRFSVRALATRKIEALEDSIRVAVALGIGVRANVVIPDHTHVQRVHRLLEKYSPRLSVRILTSLADGDASLDAVDLLLAELGAVPQEIRLIAGTSGFRIAYRLPSGRQLVVKHIRSLRLPDTCADCRFNNSVDCQEGYYGVRLYRDPDGTFHVGVCIQRMDLCLPVEEFVGSDACAEIRKMREQDLHDLTA, translated from the coding sequence ATGTTCCAGCACCGCGCTTTACAAAACGTCAGCGATGACGTTCCCATCCATGTCTCGATGGACCGGACACTGCGCGTCAAAGTCATCGACGCATGCGGCATGACGTGCACGTTCTGCCATAACGAGGGAACTCCGGTCAGCGCCGACAACCACCCGCGCTGGCCCGAACGTTTCACCCCGACAGGCCCCTCGGGGAGGACCTCCCTTTACGTTGCCACCAACGGCGCCCGCTTCACCAGCGCCCCCGTCATCCCGGACGAGGCGTTCCGCGCTGCCCTCACTCAACTCCGCGACGCACTGGACTTCGACGAGGTCCACCTCACCGGCGGGGAACCGACCCTGCACCCCAAGCTGCCGCAGATCGTCGCTCTGGCACGGCAGGCCGGCTACTCGGCCAGTGTCACCTCGAACGGCGAGAACGGTGTGAGGTCCTTGCCCGGCTGTGCGGACGCCGGACTTCGGCACGTCAACTTCTCGATCTTCGGCACCACCCCCGACGAGCTCACGCAGGTTCAGAACACACGGTTCAGCGTCCGGGCGCTGGCAACCCGCAAGATCGAAGCGCTGGAGGACTCGATCCGCGTCGCTGTGGCCCTCGGCATCGGAGTGCGGGCAAACGTCGTCATCCCCGATCACACCCACGTGCAGAGGGTCCACCGGCTGCTGGAGAAGTACTCGCCGAGGCTATCCGTGCGGATACTGACGTCGCTGGCTGATGGTGATGCGTCTCTTGACGCCGTTGATCTTCTCCTGGCCGAGCTTGGTGCTGTTCCGCAGGAGATCCGGCTGATCGCAGGTACGTCAGGCTTCCGCATCGCCTATCGGCTTCCGTCAGGCCGGCAGCTCGTGGTGAAGCACATCCGTTCCTTGCGGCTGCCCGATACGTGTGCCGACTGCAGGTTCAACAACAGCGTTGACTGTCAGGAGGGTTACTACGGGGTTCGGCTCTATCGCGACCCGGACGGCACCTTCCACGTCGGCGTGTGTATTCAGCGCATGGACCTGTGTCTGCCCGTGGAAGAGTTCGTGGGCAGCGACGCGTGCGCCGAGATCAGGAAGATGCGCGAGCAGGACCTGCACGACCTGACCGCGTAG
- a CDS encoding winged helix-turn-helix transcriptional regulator produces MILRTVYPEAPIRVEYAPTPPLGQTLRGSLKALTEWSVQHIEDVRTTREEYDGRPEKR; encoded by the coding sequence GTGATCCTGCGAACGGTGTACCCGGAGGCGCCGATCCGCGTGGAGTACGCCCCGACGCCGCCGCTCGGCCAGACGCTGCGAGGCTCCCTGAAAGCGCTCACGGAGTGGTCCGTGCAGCACATCGAGGATGTCCGCACCACCCGCGAGGAGTACGACGGCCGGCCCGAAAAGCGTTAG
- a CDS encoding transcriptional regulator, protein MSRPIGNTRLKAARVAAGYNSQQALADAITSDAPQLGIRGLAVGVRQVRRWESDNPPWPQPDIRRVLTHLLGQEAEDLGFTAPWGSGQHSGGQTRPTSTARSMPGTRLATVPTQSVAITQPISVGANFEAVTRSHRYLYWSVAPATLHPAVLEHARLGCALLPETVEPARHRLAAALAESYLLAGRIEFFDLRQPDQAGDTLLRALQAAGEADDPLLGSAILAHTAFIPGWAGEREAAVERMVAARTYARRGPASAEFHAWLDAVEAECETRCGNTRTALNLISHAEDILTAGSEHTTPVWMDWFGSARLAAFKGNTQLKAGRIPQARETLQQVLEDLPPESAKQRTVVLGDLAAVAAADGNPQEACHYAGQALDQLAATWYATGMDRVREVRRTLAPWQNEQCVRDFDDRLYDWGTTVSALQR, encoded by the coding sequence ATGTCCCGTCCCATAGGCAACACTCGCCTCAAAGCCGCCCGGGTGGCGGCTGGCTACAACTCGCAGCAGGCCCTCGCGGACGCCATCACGAGCGACGCACCGCAGCTCGGCATCCGGGGACTGGCCGTTGGTGTCCGCCAGGTCCGGCGGTGGGAGTCCGACAATCCGCCGTGGCCCCAGCCGGACATCCGTCGCGTGCTCACCCATCTGCTGGGTCAGGAGGCCGAAGATCTCGGCTTCACCGCTCCCTGGGGCTCAGGACAACATTCGGGTGGTCAGACCCGCCCAACCTCGACGGCCCGTTCCATGCCCGGCACGCGCCTGGCCACGGTGCCCACCCAATCCGTCGCAATCACACAACCGATCAGCGTCGGAGCCAACTTCGAAGCCGTGACCCGTTCCCATCGGTACCTGTACTGGTCGGTCGCGCCGGCCACTCTCCACCCCGCGGTTCTGGAGCACGCGCGGCTGGGCTGCGCGCTTCTGCCCGAGACGGTCGAACCGGCCCGGCACCGGCTCGCAGCCGCACTCGCCGAGTCCTACCTGCTGGCAGGCCGCATTGAGTTCTTCGACCTCCGCCAACCCGACCAGGCCGGTGACACGTTGCTCCGCGCTCTCCAGGCCGCCGGCGAGGCGGATGATCCGCTTCTGGGATCCGCGATCCTCGCGCATACGGCCTTCATCCCGGGCTGGGCAGGCGAACGCGAGGCGGCAGTGGAGCGGATGGTGGCGGCCCGCACCTACGCCCGCCGCGGCCCCGCGTCTGCCGAGTTCCACGCCTGGCTGGACGCCGTCGAAGCCGAGTGCGAGACCCGCTGCGGCAACACCCGCACCGCCCTGAACCTCATCAGCCACGCCGAAGACATCCTCACCGCCGGTTCCGAGCACACCACTCCCGTGTGGATGGACTGGTTCGGCTCCGCCCGCCTGGCGGCCTTCAAGGGCAACACTCAGCTCAAAGCGGGTCGCATCCCTCAGGCCCGCGAGACCCTTCAGCAGGTCCTCGAAGACCTGCCGCCCGAGTCCGCCAAGCAACGCACCGTCGTCCTCGGAGACCTGGCCGCGGTGGCAGCAGCCGACGGCAATCCGCAGGAGGCATGCCACTACGCCGGCCAGGCCCTCGACCAGCTCGCCGCCACCTGGTACGCCACAGGCATGGACCGCGTACGCGAAGTGCGGCGCACGCTCGCTCCGTGGCAGAACGAGCAGTGTGTCCGGGACTTCGACGACCGGCTCTACGACTGGGGGACGACGGTCAGCGCTCTCCAGCGTTGA
- the dacB gene encoding D-alanyl-D-alanine carboxypeptidase/D-alanyl-D-alanine endopeptidase, with translation MRIAVRGENSGSLRHRFGAGCCALLLLALTSGGAAQAASSPDHGGSGRLDPRITEIMRKPDYPNAQWGLLQQDPDNGRVIHSRFAEQFFIPGSVAKLFGTSGEWDTLGGGHRFKTPVYAVGERRGTTLNGNLGLVAQGDLTMGGRTRPDGTVDYTDLDHTYANDFPGATLTPENPLAGINKLAQQVRKSGITRVNGNVVVDDRLFQPEPTFIPEPTPLMVNDNLIDLLTTPGAHPGAPAQLDWRPKVAPYRVTSSVKTVAAGQPTDIQVTTSDNGTRIRLSGTVAAGSEPALKVSPIADPAAFGRTALIEALGRAGVKVTAKPTGANPVGQLPGSYKGRPRVALYTSPPFSQYAKLIFKVSHNLGGNLAICLMAVATGSKHCMDGFPVLAGFLDRAGVDRKQVQLLDGRGGNPADRTTPKAVVQLLTYWQHTPEAKVFRNALPILGVDGLLADNCTHCAARGKVFAKTGAAVGLDALNNRLAVGAITIAGYLDKGNGRFDVFFAGVNGASTPTTDVNGVLDIGNDLAMISAYLQEAAARGEG, from the coding sequence GTGCGTATCGCAGTGCGTGGAGAGAATTCCGGGTCCCTTCGGCATCGCTTTGGCGCCGGATGTTGTGCCCTGCTGCTCCTGGCCCTGACTTCGGGCGGGGCAGCCCAGGCGGCCTCGTCGCCCGACCACGGCGGTTCCGGCCGGCTCGATCCGCGGATCACGGAGATCATGCGGAAGCCGGACTACCCCAACGCCCAGTGGGGCCTGCTCCAGCAGGACCCGGACAACGGACGGGTCATCCACAGCCGGTTCGCCGAACAGTTCTTCATCCCCGGGTCGGTGGCCAAGCTGTTCGGCACCTCCGGAGAGTGGGACACCCTCGGCGGCGGCCACCGCTTCAAGACGCCGGTCTACGCGGTCGGCGAGCGCCGCGGAACCACGCTGAACGGCAACCTCGGCCTCGTCGCCCAGGGCGACCTGACCATGGGCGGCAGGACCCGCCCCGACGGCACGGTCGACTACACCGACCTCGACCACACGTACGCCAACGACTTCCCCGGCGCCACGCTCACTCCGGAGAACCCGCTCGCCGGGATCAACAAGCTCGCGCAGCAGGTACGGAAATCCGGCATCACCCGCGTCAATGGGAACGTGGTCGTCGACGACCGGCTCTTCCAGCCCGAGCCGACCTTCATCCCCGAACCGACGCCGCTGATGGTCAACGACAATCTCATCGACCTGCTGACCACCCCCGGGGCCCACCCCGGCGCGCCCGCACAACTGGACTGGCGGCCGAAAGTCGCCCCGTACCGCGTCACGTCGTCGGTGAAGACCGTGGCGGCGGGGCAGCCGACGGACATCCAGGTGACGACCTCCGACAACGGCACCCGGATCCGGCTTTCCGGCACCGTCGCGGCCGGCTCCGAACCGGCTCTGAAGGTGTCGCCCATCGCCGATCCGGCGGCCTTCGGACGCACCGCGCTGATCGAGGCGCTGGGGCGGGCCGGGGTGAAGGTGACGGCGAAGCCGACCGGTGCCAACCCGGTCGGGCAACTCCCCGGCTCGTACAAGGGCCGCCCGCGCGTGGCTCTTTACACCTCGCCGCCGTTCTCCCAGTACGCCAAGCTCATCTTCAAGGTCAGCCACAACCTGGGCGGCAACCTCGCCATCTGTCTGATGGCCGTCGCGACCGGCAGCAAGCACTGCATGGACGGCTTCCCGGTGCTGGCCGGCTTCCTGGATCGCGCGGGCGTCGACCGCAAACAGGTCCAGCTCCTGGACGGCCGGGGCGGGAACCCCGCCGACCGCACCACGCCCAAGGCCGTGGTGCAGTTGCTGACGTACTGGCAGCACACCCCCGAGGCCAAGGTCTTCCGGAATGCGCTGCCCATCCTCGGCGTCGACGGCCTGCTGGCCGACAACTGCACCCACTGCGCCGCCCGCGGGAAGGTGTTCGCCAAGACCGGCGCCGCCGTCGGGCTGGATGCGCTCAACAACCGCCTGGCCGTCGGCGCCATCACGATCGCCGGCTACCTGGACAAGGGCAACGGCCGCTTCGACGTCTTCTTCGCGGGCGTGAACGGCGCCTCCACCCCGACAACCGACGTCAACGGTGTGCTGGATATCGGCAATGACCTCGCCATGATCTCCGCGTACTTGCAGGAGGCGGCGGCGCGAGGAGAAGGCTGA
- a CDS encoding DUF4232 domain-containing protein: MKYTRITALAAISLAATLSLTACGNDASGKNASSQGSSSSASSSDGGSKSESGTGSASSTSSSSSSSGGSSKSEGGSGSGEDTKAGAANGATTTGSKVTFCKTEDLAIDAQDSSPDATTGTIDITMMNRGSTTCSASGFAGVDIKDSDHTSEPIPRGHAVPRITTLKPGDAAVFNLSYTIDPSGNSLTHPTNIEVTPPNETHTVSLKWPAGAGQIKGSYADVEVYPTHTTN; this comes from the coding sequence GTGAAGTACACCCGCATCACTGCTCTCGCCGCCATCAGCCTCGCCGCCACCCTCTCGCTCACCGCCTGCGGCAACGACGCCTCCGGAAAGAACGCGTCGTCCCAGGGTTCCTCGTCCTCGGCTTCCTCCTCGGACGGTGGCTCGAAGTCGGAGAGCGGCACGGGCTCGGCCTCTTCGACCTCTTCGTCTTCTTCCTCCTCGGGCGGCAGCTCGAAGTCGGAGGGCGGCTCGGGCTCCGGTGAGGACACCAAGGCCGGCGCCGCGAACGGCGCGACGACGACCGGCAGCAAGGTCACGTTCTGCAAGACGGAGGATCTGGCCATCGACGCCCAGGACTCCTCGCCCGACGCGACCACCGGCACGATCGACATCACCATGATGAACCGGGGTTCGACCACCTGCTCGGCGTCGGGCTTCGCCGGCGTCGACATCAAGGACTCCGACCACACCTCGGAGCCCATACCGCGCGGCCACGCCGTGCCGCGTATCACCACCCTGAAGCCCGGCGATGCCGCTGTCTTCAACCTCTCCTACACCATCGACCCCAGCGGCAACAGCCTCACGCACCCGACCAACATCGAGGTGACGCCCCCGAACGAGACCCACACCGTGAGCCTGAAGTGGCCTGCGGGCGCTGGGCAGATCAAGGGCAGCTACGCCGACGTCGAGGTCTACCCCACGCACACGACCAACTAG
- a CDS encoding class IV adenylate cyclase codes for MAQHEYEAKFLEIDVDAVRDHLRSAGAERAFGKTMFTRLIFENDAVQGEQWLRLRDEGGKTTLTLKQVTDATHINGTTEIEIEVNDLERTTELLAALGLRQVRYQQNYREEWQLDGVTYDFDTWPDLPTFLEIESTSEEAVRKAVASLGLDYTEARFGSIDLIYKSERDRDILAEPTLLFG; via the coding sequence GTGGCCCAGCACGAATACGAAGCCAAGTTCCTGGAGATCGACGTGGACGCGGTACGCGACCACCTGCGATCGGCCGGGGCCGAGCGGGCCTTCGGCAAGACCATGTTCACCCGTCTGATCTTCGAGAACGACGCCGTCCAGGGCGAGCAGTGGCTGCGCCTGCGGGACGAGGGCGGCAAGACCACCCTCACGCTCAAGCAGGTCACCGACGCCACCCACATCAACGGCACCACCGAGATCGAGATCGAGGTGAACGACCTGGAGCGGACCACGGAACTCCTCGCGGCCCTGGGCCTGCGCCAGGTGCGGTACCAGCAGAACTACCGCGAGGAATGGCAGCTCGACGGCGTCACCTACGACTTCGACACCTGGCCGGACCTCCCCACCTTCCTGGAGATCGAGAGCACCTCCGAAGAGGCCGTACGCAAGGCGGTGGCCTCGCTCGGACTCGACTACACCGAGGCCCGCTTCGGCAGTATCGATCTGATCTACAAGAGCGAGCGGGACCGGGACATTCTCGCTGAACCCACTCTGCTCTTCGGCTGA
- the dcd gene encoding dCTP deaminase, producing the protein MLLSDKDIRAEIDAGRVRIDPYDEYMVQPSSIDVRLDRYFRVFENHRYPHIDPAVEQADLTRKVEPDGDEAFILHPGEFVLASTYEVVTLPDDLASRLEGKSSLGRLGLVTHSTAGFIDPGFSGHVTLELSNVATLPMKLWPGMKIGQLCMFRLTSPAEHPYGSERYGSRYQGQRGPTASRSFLNFHRTQV; encoded by the coding sequence GTGCTTCTCTCAGACAAGGACATCCGGGCCGAGATCGACGCCGGGCGCGTGCGCATCGATCCGTACGACGAATACATGGTGCAGCCCTCCAGCATCGACGTGCGGCTCGACCGCTACTTCCGGGTGTTCGAGAACCACAGGTATCCGCACATCGACCCCGCGGTCGAGCAGGCGGATCTGACGCGCAAGGTCGAGCCGGACGGGGACGAGGCGTTCATCCTGCACCCCGGTGAGTTCGTGCTCGCCTCCACCTACGAGGTCGTCACGCTGCCCGACGATCTCGCGTCCCGTCTCGAAGGCAAGTCCAGCCTCGGGCGGCTCGGGCTCGTCACGCACTCGACCGCCGGGTTCATCGACCCGGGTTTCTCGGGGCATGTCACGCTCGAACTGTCGAACGTCGCGACGCTCCCCATGAAGCTCTGGCCCGGGATGAAGATCGGGCAGCTCTGCATGTTCCGGCTCACCTCGCCGGCCGAGCACCCGTACGGCAGTGAGCGGTACGGGTCGCGCTACCAGGGGCAGCGCGGGCCGACCGCCTCGCGGTCCTTCCTCAATTTCCATCGGACCCAGGTGTGA
- a CDS encoding phosphoribosyltransferase, whose protein sequence is MSDVRENLTYDGFGNAVRELAQTIADDGYEPDIVLSIARGGVFVAGALAYALDCKNIHLVNVEFYTGVGTTLEMPVMLAPVPNAIDFSAKKVLITDDVADTGKTLKLVHDFCVGAVAEVRSAVIYEKSHSLVKCEYVWKRTDEWINFPWSVEPPVVRREGQVLDA, encoded by the coding sequence ATGAGTGACGTACGCGAGAACCTGACATACGACGGCTTCGGGAACGCGGTGCGCGAGCTCGCGCAGACCATCGCCGACGACGGCTATGAGCCGGACATCGTGCTCAGCATCGCGCGCGGCGGCGTATTCGTGGCCGGCGCGCTCGCCTATGCCCTGGACTGTAAGAACATTCATCTGGTGAACGTCGAGTTCTACACCGGTGTAGGGACCACGTTGGAGATGCCGGTCATGCTGGCGCCCGTGCCCAACGCAATCGATTTCTCGGCCAAAAAGGTGCTCATCACCGATGATGTCGCCGACACCGGGAAGACCCTCAAACTGGTCCACGACTTCTGTGTCGGCGCCGTCGCCGAGGTGCGCAGTGCCGTGATCTACGAGAAGTCGCACTCGCTGGTGAAATGCGAGTACGTGTGGAAGCGCACCGACGAGTGGATCAACTTCCCCTGGAGCGTCGAGCCGCCCGTCGTGCGGCGCGAGGGCCAGGTGCTGGACGCCTGA